From the genome of Sediminibacter sp. Hel_I_10:
AGTGCATAGGGCCCCAAACATTGCCGTCAGGGTAATACTGAAAATACAAATGGTAATATCCATTGTAATAAAACATACCATTTGGATCATTCATCCACGCTTTCTTTGGTGTGAAATGAAAATTGGGACGATACAGCTCTTCTTCTGAATATGCCACTTTATCAGCCTTAGTTTCTATCTTTTGACTCTCTGTGGACTTATTTTTACAATTATGAAATAATGACACACAAATCATCAATAACATAAATTTTGAATAATAAAATCGTTTCATTACTTCTTACCTTTTAGTTAATTTTTTACTTAAATCTTCAAGCGAAATACCTTTTGTCTCCGGCATAACAAATGCTACAAATAATAATTGAAATACCATCATTACAGCGAAAAACAGAAAGACGACTCCAGCACCTATGGTTGAAAATAGCACTGGTACTAATGAGGGCACCACTGCAGCTAATATCCAGTGAACCGAACTACCAAATGATTGTCCAGACCCTCGTAGGTGGTTAGGGAAAATTTCTGAAATGAATACCCAAATCACAGTTCCTTGCCCAATGGCATGAGAAGCGATGAACATGAATAAAAATATTGGCATCGCATTGCCTTCCCAATTCAAAAAGAATGCTGCCGATACTAAAGACAATGAAACTATATATCCAAAAGAACAGATATACATCAATTGTTTTCTTCCCAACTTATCAATTAAGAAGATCCCTAATAGTGTAAAGAGCATATTGGTTACACCTACACCTATACTACTCAATAGGGCTGCGCTTTCTCCTAATCCTGCTTCTTCCAAAATTCTGGGTGCGTAATATAAAAATGCGTTAATGCCTGATAATTGATTGAAAAACGATATAGAAAATGCTAGAATTAAAGGAAACCTATATTTCTTGAGGAAAATGTTTTCATTCGGAACCGTGTTATCCATTTCATCCTTTATCTCCAACATCAATTTCTCGGGATCTAAATCAGGATTTATTAGCTTTAAAACTTCCTTCGCCTCACTATTTCTAAATTTTGTCAATAACCATCTTGGACTTTTTGGCACTGTTAAAGCAAAGACCGTATAAATAGCTGCTGGAAGTGCTTCTATACCCACCATCCATCTCCATGCATTTTCACCAATGCCATTCAACATATAATTAGAAAAGAAGGCTACCAAAATACCAAACACAATATTGAACTGATAGAGGGCTACTAATTTACCTCTATCTTTTGCAGGTGCTATCTCTGATATATAGGCAGGAGCTGCTATAGTTGATGCACCTACACCAAGGCCTCCAATAAACCTAAAAATCGCAAATGTAATA
Proteins encoded in this window:
- a CDS encoding sugar porter family MFS transporter; its protein translation is MNKKILIWSITAALAGFLFGFDVVVISGAEKKLQLLWGSSDIIHGVVVIGMALWGTVVGALFGSIPTNRLGRKKTLVWIGVLYTASAIGSGLANDPITFAIFRFIGGLGVGASTIAAPAYISEIAPAKDRGKLVALYQFNIVFGILVAFFSNYMLNGIGENAWRWMVGIEALPAAIYTVFALTVPKSPRWLLTKFRNSEAKEVLKLINPDLDPEKLMLEIKDEMDNTVPNENIFLKKYRFPLILAFSISFFNQLSGINAFLYYAPRILEEAGLGESAALLSSIGVGVTNMLFTLLGIFLIDKLGRKQLMYICSFGYIVSLSLVSAAFFLNWEGNAMPIFLFMFIASHAIGQGTVIWVFISEIFPNHLRGSGQSFGSSVHWILAAVVPSLVPVLFSTIGAGVVFLFFAVMMVFQLLFVAFVMPETKGISLEDLSKKLTKR